In Tachysurus fulvidraco isolate hzauxx_2018 chromosome 11, HZAU_PFXX_2.0, whole genome shotgun sequence, one DNA window encodes the following:
- the olfml2bb gene encoding olfactomedin-like protein 2B, protein MMMLSLRLLLLAWSGALCFLPLAWTGVMEITPQQNHVFSEEFEDAALEDELDNQENVLTQLLGDYDKVKTLSEGSDCRCKCVVRPLSRSACRRIEEGNGKLEDFYTVETVTSGPNCKKCACIAPPSALNPCEGDFRFKKLQEAGKDDIKLSTIMDLLEGALYGMDLLKLHSVTTKLLARVENIEKTFSGNVTKEQGSMKELKGQGKDLHVHHHLEKKRRLSQLEPLLQKKVAAAFSHTEKYEERFVGSQDSGRVLKRSRVEDSQDQKLVKSKMGPNGMNIRSVTFYKAETEEEDDGEQSAGTDDVLSGDGSVDLIIEDQIPRQQDTQSIEPHTTATMAPKVNSETTTKQPNVESWETERMVTTSKATPLSLTTFTTTTTTTTTTTQPMTNNRSTSISTPPKGPKPQHNSTSEARKHTLKSRLRWDEESVVTTDSPKNSGVCKDTLATIADPVTRNTYGRNEGAWMKDPKGNGNVIYVTNYYYGSNLLEFRDMDAFKQGRISSSYKLPYNWIGTGHVVYNGAFYYNRAFSHDIIKYDLRLRYVAAWTTLHDAMFEHEDEEAPWSFRGHSDVDFAVDESGLWLVYPALDEEGFHQEVIILSKLNPSDLQKENTWRTGLRRNSYGNSFVICGVLYAVDSYERINATISYAFDTHTHTQMVPRLPFMNNYTYTTQIDYNPKDRTLYAWDKGHQVTYDVIFAY, encoded by the exons ATGATGATGCTCTCATTAAGACTGTTACTGTTGGCTTGGAGTGGTGCACTTTGCTTCTTACCCTTGGCGTGGACTGGTGTGATGGAGATCACACCCCAACAAAACCATGTTTTTTCAGAGGAATTTGAAGATGCAGCACTGGAGGATGAACTGGACAATCAGGAGAACGTTTTAACTCAG CTCCTAGGCGACTATGACAAAGTAAAGACTCTCTCAGAGGGCTCGGATTGCCGCTGTAAATGTGTGGTCAGACCTTTGAGCAGAAGCGCCTGCAGGCGTATTGAAGAAGGGAATGGAAAGCTTGAGGATTTCTACACAGTGGAGACAGTGACCTCGGGACCCAACTGTAAAAAGTGTGCCTGCATCGCTCCTCCGTCCGCCCTCAATCCCTGTGAAGGAGACTTCAGGTTTAAGAAGCTCCAAGAGGCTGGGAAAGATGATATCAAG CTTTCCACCATCATGGACTTACTTGAGGGGGCTTTGTATGGGATGGATCTGCTAAAGTTGCACTCAGTCACTACTAAACTTCTGGCACGTGTTGAAAACATCGAAAAG ACATTTTCCGGAAATGTGACAAAAGAGCAAGGGAGCATGAAAGAGTTGAAAGGACAAGGGAAGGACCTGCATGTCCACCATCACCTGGAGAAGAAAAGACGTTTGAGCCAGCTGGAGCCCTTGCTACAGAAAAAAGTGGCTGCAGCTttttcacacacagag AAGTATGAGGAGAGGTTTGTAGGGAGTCAGGATTCCGGCAGGGTACTGAAGAGAAGCCGTGTTGAAGACTCACAGGACCAGAAGTTAGTGAAGAGCAAAATGGGACCAAATGGGATGAATATCAGGAGCGTGACCTTCTATAAGGCTGAGACTGAAGAGGAAGATGACGGAGAACAGAGTG CAGGAACAGATGATGTGCTGAGTGGTGATGGTTCAGTGGATTTAATAATAGAAGACCAGATCCCTAGACAGCAGGACACTCAATCCATAGAACCTCACACTACAGCCACCATGGCACCAAAGGTGAACAGTGAAACTACCACAAAGCAACCTAATGTGGAGTCCTGGGAGACAGAAAGGATGGTTACCACCAGCAAGGCAACGCCTCTTTCCTTAACAACCttcaccaccacaaccacaaccaccaccaccaccacacagcCTATGACCAATAACAGATCAACATCCATCTCAACTCCTCCTAAAGGTCCAAAACCACAGCACAACTCCACATCTGAAGCaagaaaacacactttaaaatCTCGACTCCGCTGGGACGAAGAATCTGTAGTCACTACAGACTCACCAAAGAATTCTG GCGTATGCAAGGACACGTTAGCTACTATCGCTGACCCTGTGACTCGCAATACTTATGGCCGCAATGAAGGCGCCTGGATGAAGGACCCAAAAGGCAATGGCAATGTCATATATGTCACAAATTACTACTATGGCAGCAACCTACTGGAGTTCCGTGATATGGACGCATTCAAGCAAG GACGCATAAGCAGCTCGTACAAACTGCCCTACAACTGGATTGGCACGGGCCACGTGGTCTACAATGGTGCCTTCTACTACAACCGGGCGTTTTCCCATGACATTATCAAATACGACCTTCGCCTGCGTTACGTGGCAGCTTGGACCACACTGCATGATGCCATGTTTGAGCATGAGGATGAAGAAGCACCTTGGAGCTTTAGGGGACACTCTGATGTGGACTTTGCTGTGGATGAGAGTGGCCTCTGGCTGGTTTATCCAGCTCTAGATGAAGAAGGCTTCCACCAGGAAGTGATCATCCTGAGCAAGCTCAATCCTTCTGACCTGCAGAAGGAGAATACATGGAGGACGGGCCTAAGGAGGAACAGCTACGGGAACAGCTTTGTCATCTGTGGTGTCCTGTATGCTGTGGACAGTTATGAGCGCATAAACGCCACTATTAGCTATGCTtttgacacgcacacacacactcagatggTGCCACGGCTGCCCTTCATGAACAATtacacttacaccacacaaaTTGACTATAACCCAAAGGACCGCACACTCTATGCCTGGGACAAGGGCCATCAAGTGACCTATGATGTCATATTTGCCTATTAA